A window from Populus trichocarpa isolate Nisqually-1 chromosome 3, P.trichocarpa_v4.1, whole genome shotgun sequence encodes these proteins:
- the LOC7465370 gene encoding uncharacterized protein LOC7465370, whose protein sequence is MAKSMRSKREKRLRAIRRDLVQPLCDKKDEAKFAVLEAALAAPKLPVKPSPFASSSSSSAMDTTTITTTTTTTTDTQIDMEMDDGNQTKRSLKPIGKKLKKKLKLSRKKNHGKGRIRRKHI, encoded by the exons ATGGCGAAATCTATGAGAtcgaagagagagaagaggcTACGAGCAATAAGGAGAGATCTAGTACAGCCTCTTTGTGACAAGAAAGATGAAGCAAAGTTTGCTGTTCTAGAAGCTGCCCTCGCAGCTCCCAAGCTTCCAGTTAAACCCTCTCCATtcgcttcttcttcctcttcttctgctATGGACACAACGACaattaccaccaccaccaccaccaccacagaTACTCAAATTG ATATGGAAATGGACGATGGCAATCAAACAAAGAGGTCATTGAAGCCGATAGGGAAGaagctaaaaaagaaattgaagctGTCAAGAAAGAAGAACCATGGAAAGGGGAGGATCAGGAGgaaacatatttaa
- the LOC7465371 gene encoding peptidyl-prolyl cis-trans isomerase FKBP13, chloroplastic, whose product MSSQASTKAITRMFLFVTVKGNYGFTKCASLEAYPLSESQTFFKRREVIGLGFCKSFLDVILQLQLRATAEEAPCELTVAPSGFAFFEKTVGTGPEAVKGQLIKAHYVGKLESGKIFDSSYNRGKPLTFRVGVGEACPYNFSKLYAVPVGGNELNDQFVHLGI is encoded by the exons ATGTCATCACAAGCTAGCACCAAGGCTATAACCAGGATGTTTTTGTTTGTC ACTGTTAAAGGAAATTATGGTTTCACAAAATGTGCTTCATTAGAAGCTTATCCT CTGAGTGAAAGCCAAACTTTTTTCAAGAGAAGAGAAGTAATTGGTCTTGGCTTCTGCAAAAGCTTCCTTGATGTTATTTTACAACTACAGCTCAGAGCAACAGCAGAAGAAGCTCCTTGTGAACTAACAGTTGCTCCTTCCGGGTTTGCCTTCTTCGAAAAAACTGTGGGCACTGGCCCTGAGGCTGTCAAGGGACAGCTCATTAAG GCACATTATGTCGGGAAATTGGAGAGTGGTAAGATTTTCGATAGCAGCTATAATCGTGGAAAGCCTCTCACGTTTCGAGTTGGGGTTGGTGAGGCATGCCCATATAATTTCTCGAAACTTTATGCTGTGCCTGTGGGGGGGAACGAATTAAATGATCAATTTGTTCATCTTggaatataa
- the LOC7465372 gene encoding pentatricopeptide repeat-containing protein At5g66520: MLVPLSHFLKSTKWQIPRKSYNTWVLAIKNASSPHKALQLYTHMHRQSIPFDTFSILFTLKSCTHLKNLTIIHHLHSHIIKLGFNTHVYVSTCLLHAYAVMSFDQACDLFDEMPQRNIVTWNTMITGYSRSGSINKARSLFEAMPVRDAASWSAMITCYINNGFRDQGLSFFQEMMANENPKPDQVTVGSVLSGCAHMGSLGLLAGKSVHGFVVKNGWELNVDIGTLLVDMYAKCGFFKNAVWVFVLMQERNVSTWTALICGAAQHGFCQEVLSLFKMMQEAGVRPNEMTFTGILNACARKGLIEEGRKYFKMIKETGLEPRIQHYGCMVDMFGKAGLLEEAYEVIKEMEFEPNIVIWGSFLSACKMHKQFDIADRVIGQVLRDIKPENDGGIYSLVSDLYVLNKKWDDAERVRNLVLNQNVRKARGSSCI, from the coding sequence ATGCTAGTTCCTCTCTCACACTTCCTCAAATCCACAAAATGGCAAATCCCCAGAAAAAGCTACAACACATGGGTTTTAGCCATAAAAAACGCCTCTTCTCCTCACAAAGCATTGCAACTCTACACTCATATGCACCGCCAATCCATACCTTTTGATACCTTCTCAATACTCTTTACTCTAAAATCATGTACCCATCTCAAGAACCTCACGATAATTCACCACTTGCATTCCCATATAATCAAACTTGGCTTCAATACACATGTTTATGTTTCCACTTGCCTCCTGCATGCATACGCTGTCATGTCGTTTGATCAAGCGTGTGATTTGTTCGATGAAATGCCTCAGAGAAATATAGTTACATGGAACACGATGATTACTGGGTATTCAAGGTCAGGGAGTATCAATAAAGCACGTTCTCTTTTTGAGGCTATGCCTGTGAGGGATGCAGCTTCATGGTCCGCCATGATTACCTGTTATATTAATAATGGGTTTCGGGATCAAGGGTTGTcattttttcaagaaatgatGGCTAATGAGAACCCAAAACCAGACCAAGTGACTGTAGGTTCTGTTTTATCGGGTTGTGCACACATGGGTTCTCTTGGATTGTTAGCTGGGAAATCAGTTCATGGCTTTGTAGTGAAGAATGGGTGGGAGTTGAACGTGGATATTGGCACGCTTCTTGTTGACATGTATGCCAAGTGTGGATTCTTTAAGAATGCTGtctgggtttttgttttgatgcaaGAAAGAAATGTCTCGACTTGGACTGCATTGATATGTGGTGCAGCGCAACACGGCTTTTGTCAAGAGGTGTTATCGTTGTTTAAGATGATGCAAGAAGCAGGTGTTAGGCCTAACGAGATGACTTTCACGGGGATTCTTAATGCCTGTGCGCGTAAAGGGTTGATTGAAGAGGGTCGcaagtattttaaaatgatcaaaGAGACTGGTTTGGAGCCTAGAATTCAGCATTATGGATGCATGGTTGATATGTTTGGTAAGGCAGGGTTGTTAGAAGAAGCTTATGAGGTTATTAAAGAGATGGAATTTGAGCCTAACATTGTCATCTGGGGTTCCTTTTTATCAGCGTGCAAGATGCATAAGCAATTTGACATCGCTGATAGAGTGATAGGGCAGGTCTTGAGGGATATAAAACCAGAGAATGATGGAGGGATTTATAGTCTTGTATctgatttgtatgttttaaaTAAGAAATGGGATGATGCAGAAAGGGTGAGGAACTTAGTGCTTAACCAAAATGTGAGAAAAGCCAGGGGCTCTAGTTGTATCTGA